A window from Micromonospora profundi encodes these proteins:
- a CDS encoding response regulator transcription factor: MPATQTEARLLVVEDDPNILELLSASLRFAGFDVATATSGSAALNAAKDHRPDLVVLDVMLPDLDGFEVIRMLREGGTRTPVVFLTARDATDDKIRGLTLGGDDYVTKPFSLEELTARIRAVLRRTTTGEQAPSRLTFADLELDEETHEVHRAGQRVQLSPTEFKLLRYLMLNANRVLSKAQILDHVWNYDFRGDDNIVESYISYLRRKVDTTQPRLIHTLRGVGYVLRKPAA, translated from the coding sequence ATGCCCGCTACCCAAACCGAGGCGCGACTTCTCGTCGTCGAGGACGACCCGAACATCCTCGAACTCCTCTCCGCGAGCCTGCGGTTCGCGGGCTTCGACGTGGCCACCGCGACCAGTGGCAGCGCGGCCCTCAACGCCGCCAAGGACCACCGGCCCGACCTGGTGGTGCTCGACGTGATGCTGCCGGATCTCGACGGCTTCGAGGTCATCCGGATGCTCCGCGAGGGCGGTACGCGTACCCCTGTGGTCTTTCTGACCGCGCGGGACGCCACCGACGACAAGATCCGTGGGCTCACCCTGGGCGGCGACGACTACGTCACCAAGCCGTTCAGCCTGGAGGAGTTGACCGCCCGGATCCGCGCCGTGCTGCGCCGCACCACGACCGGTGAACAGGCGCCGTCCCGGCTCACCTTCGCCGACCTGGAGTTGGACGAGGAGACCCACGAGGTGCACCGGGCCGGGCAGCGGGTGCAGCTGTCGCCGACCGAGTTCAAGCTGCTGCGCTACCTGATGCTCAACGCCAACCGGGTGCTGTCCAAGGCGCAGATCCTCGACCACGTCTGGAACTACGACTTCCGTGGTGACGACAACATCGTCGAGTCCTACATCTCCTACCTGCGGCGCAAGGTCGACACCACCCAACCCCGGCTGATCCACACCCTCCGCGGCGTGGGGTACGTGCTGCGCAAGCCGGCGGCGTGA
- a CDS encoding PadR family transcriptional regulator codes for MTAVFSHGRLRLYLLRLLDDGPKHGYELIRLLEERFLGLYAPSAGTIYPRLQRLEAEGLVSHTAGGGRKTYSITDAGRGELRQRADELAVLEADIAASVADLSTLAGQERGESSGATRDLKREVNGATRRTRWEPPAPPPRPASSDGPDADLLDEFDKRLAAFAAEVGRLARARRFSDTQLRTATRLLDGTLDGLRRLLR; via the coding sequence GTGACCGCCGTGTTCAGCCACGGTCGGCTCCGGCTCTACCTGCTGAGACTCCTCGACGACGGCCCTAAGCACGGCTACGAGCTGATCCGTCTCCTGGAGGAGCGGTTCCTCGGGCTGTACGCGCCCAGCGCCGGCACCATCTATCCCCGGCTCCAGCGCCTCGAAGCCGAGGGCCTGGTCAGCCACACAGCAGGCGGAGGGCGCAAGACGTACTCCATCACCGATGCCGGTCGAGGCGAGCTGCGCCAGCGGGCGGACGAGCTGGCCGTCCTGGAAGCGGACATCGCCGCCTCCGTGGCGGACCTCTCCACCCTCGCCGGCCAGGAGCGCGGTGAGTCGAGTGGTGCGACGCGCGACCTCAAGCGGGAGGTGAACGGGGCCACCCGGCGTACCCGGTGGGAGCCGCCCGCCCCGCCGCCCCGGCCGGCGTCGTCCGACGGACCGGACGCGGACCTGCTCGACGAGTTCGATAAGCGGTTGGCCGCGTTCGCCGCCGAGGTCGGCCGTCTGGCGCGCGCCCGGCGGTTCAGCGACACCCAGCTGCGCACCGCGACCCGGCTCCTCGACGGCACCCTGGACGGGCTCCGCCGGCTGCTGCGCTGA
- a CDS encoding ABC transporter ATP-binding protein translates to MTDGQRSPTSDGQIVVSGLTKQYKSVRAVNNLSFTVAPGRVTGFLGPNGAGKTTTLRMLLNLVTPTSGTATISGHRYADLTDPLRHVGAVLEASSAHKGRTGINHLRVICAAAGLPKQRADEALALVGLTPAAKRKFKGYSLGMKQRLGIAAAMLGDPRVLVLDEPANGLDPEGIRWMRGFLKNLAHEGRTVLVSSHLLSEMQLLADDVVIIAAGQLVRQGPVDQVLGSMTQGARVRVRTPQTEALTAALKAQSATVDTDEHGTLLVAGVDAPTIGRAALAAGVELHELTTERPDLERVFLELTAGKAGIR, encoded by the coding sequence ATGACTGACGGGCAGCGAAGCCCCACCAGCGACGGTCAGATCGTGGTGTCCGGTCTGACGAAGCAGTACAAGAGTGTGCGGGCGGTGAACAACCTGTCCTTCACCGTGGCACCGGGGCGGGTGACCGGCTTCCTCGGCCCGAACGGCGCCGGTAAGACCACCACGCTGCGCATGCTGCTGAACCTGGTCACGCCGACCAGCGGCACGGCCACCATCAGCGGCCATCGGTACGCCGACCTCACCGACCCGCTGCGGCACGTCGGCGCGGTGCTGGAGGCTTCCAGCGCGCACAAGGGCCGTACCGGCATCAACCACCTGCGGGTCATCTGCGCGGCGGCCGGGCTGCCCAAGCAGCGGGCCGACGAGGCGTTGGCCCTTGTCGGGTTGACGCCTGCGGCGAAGCGCAAGTTCAAGGGCTACTCGCTGGGTATGAAGCAGCGTCTCGGCATTGCCGCGGCGATGCTCGGCGACCCGCGGGTGCTGGTCCTTGACGAGCCGGCCAACGGGCTCGACCCGGAGGGCATCCGGTGGATGCGTGGGTTCCTCAAGAACCTCGCCCACGAGGGCCGCACGGTGCTGGTCTCCAGCCACCTGCTGTCCGAGATGCAGTTGCTCGCCGACGACGTGGTGATCATCGCGGCCGGGCAGCTGGTCCGGCAGGGGCCGGTCGACCAGGTTCTGGGGTCGATGACACAGGGCGCCCGCGTGCGGGTCCGCACCCCGCAGACCGAGGCGCTGACCGCCGCGCTCAAGGCCCAGTCGGCCACCGTCGACACCGACGAGCACGGCACCCTGCTGGTCGCCGGGGTGGACGCCCCGACGATCGGCCGGGCCGCCCTGGCCGCCGGCGTGGAGCTGCACGAACTGACAACCGAACGGCCCGACCTGGAACGGGTCTTCCTGGAGCTGACGGCCGGAAAGGCGGGCATCCGATGA
- a CDS encoding ABC transporter permease: MNLVRSELLKIRTTNTWWVFALISLPLWALTLLINWLQTDVLASEEFGEVPADQVDTLTAAASPDALSSNLFTTGQFFGLLIVMLLGIIVVTSEFFHQTVTTTFLTNPHRTAVMTAKLVAASVLALLFWLVTTAFNLVAGSLVLNSVGLGSQLGNDAAWRAIGLNLLAYLLWAVFGVGIGVLIRSQIGATVTGILLYLGGSIGAIVVISILAARWGDWINNLQLLVPSLASSLMVTGADIPGNPPRWAGAAVLIGYAVVTGLVGTLLMRRRDIS, encoded by the coding sequence ATGAACCTCGTCCGATCCGAGCTGCTCAAGATCCGTACGACGAACACGTGGTGGGTCTTCGCGCTCATCAGTCTGCCGCTCTGGGCGCTCACCCTGCTCATCAACTGGTTGCAGACCGACGTCCTGGCCAGCGAGGAGTTCGGCGAGGTGCCGGCCGACCAGGTCGACACGCTGACGGCCGCGGCAAGCCCGGACGCGCTCTCGTCGAACCTTTTCACCACCGGGCAGTTCTTCGGTCTGCTGATCGTGATGCTGCTGGGCATCATCGTGGTGACAAGCGAGTTCTTCCACCAGACGGTCACCACCACGTTCCTCACCAACCCGCACCGCACCGCGGTGATGACCGCCAAGCTCGTTGCGGCGAGCGTTCTGGCGCTGCTGTTCTGGCTTGTCACCACCGCGTTCAACCTGGTCGCCGGTTCGTTGGTCCTGAACTCGGTCGGGTTGGGCTCGCAACTGGGCAACGACGCGGCCTGGCGCGCGATCGGGTTGAACCTGCTCGCGTACCTGCTCTGGGCGGTGTTCGGCGTCGGCATCGGGGTGCTGATCCGCAGCCAGATCGGCGCCACGGTGACCGGCATCCTGCTGTACCTGGGTGGCTCGATCGGGGCCATCGTGGTGATCAGCATTCTGGCCGCCCGCTGGGGTGACTGGATCAACAACCTGCAACTGCTGGTGCCGTCGCTGGCCTCGTCGCTGATGGTCACCGGCGCGGACATCCCCGGCAACCCGCCGCGCTGGGCGGGTGCCGCAGTGCTCATCGGGTACGCGGTGGTCACCGGCCTGGTCGGCACGCTGTTGATGCGTCGACGCGACATCTCCTGA
- a CDS encoding GNAT family N-acetyltransferase — protein MAVLHVAGAPLTTSGYTLLIADDPTQVAAAQRLRHEVFATELGATLRPGAAGLDVDAFDAHCDHLIVRHESSGEVVGTYRLLPPGRTNRRYAEDEFDLTALDPLRDDLVEAGRSCVHPDHRSGAVINLMWAGIIRYLHLRGSRWLGGCASVPIADGGRTVAEVWAQAQARHLSPPPLRVRPLRPWFAEPAAVSSTPAVSSAAGASAVPPLLRGYLRLGAWICGEPSYDPDFGCADFYVLFSLDRMNPRYLRHFLGEAQR, from the coding sequence ATGGCCGTTCTGCATGTCGCTGGCGCACCCCTGACGACCAGCGGATACACCCTGCTGATCGCCGACGACCCCACCCAGGTCGCGGCCGCGCAACGCCTGCGCCACGAGGTGTTCGCCACCGAACTCGGCGCCACCCTCCGTCCCGGTGCTGCCGGGTTGGACGTGGACGCCTTCGACGCCCACTGTGACCACCTGATCGTCCGCCACGAGAGCAGCGGCGAGGTGGTCGGTACGTACCGGCTGCTACCGCCCGGGCGCACCAACCGGCGGTACGCCGAGGACGAGTTCGACCTCACCGCGCTCGACCCGCTGCGCGACGACCTGGTCGAGGCGGGCCGCTCCTGCGTGCACCCGGACCACCGCTCCGGAGCGGTGATCAACCTGATGTGGGCAGGGATCATCCGGTACCTGCACCTGCGCGGCTCCCGCTGGCTCGGTGGCTGCGCCTCCGTCCCGATCGCCGACGGCGGCCGGACGGTCGCCGAGGTGTGGGCCCAGGCACAGGCCCGGCACCTGTCGCCGCCTCCGCTGCGGGTCCGGCCGCTGCGTCCGTGGTTCGCCGAGCCGGCGGCTGTCAGCTCAACGCCGGCTGTCAGCTCAGCGGCCGGTGCCAGCGCCGTTCCGCCGCTGTTGCGCGGCTACCTGCGGCTGGGCGCGTGGATCTGCGGCGAGCCGTCGTACGACCCGGACTTCGGATGCGCGGACTTCTACGTGCTCTTCTCGCTGGACCGGATGAACCCGCGCTACCTGCGGCACTTCCTCGGCGAGGCGCAGCGGTGA
- a CDS encoding HAMP domain-containing sensor histidine kinase — protein sequence MKAVQQAKGRLRAVPLRVKLVTAVLALVACALLVISSLTTFFLRSYLVGQVDSELTGSARSIESAVVAAQQSRLGIPTDYLVVVTSPSGDRVLGYQFDDRRFGMGDLPPWPADAAGFEQLEGEPFTVRARASNVRWRMLYTELPNGQLAAIGQHLTDVDMAVKRLVWIDLLVGGAVLLLLASVGAAIVRTSLKPLVEIERTAAAIAGGDLTRRVPDPEEGHEQPTSELGRLSRALNAMLTQIEAAFTARAASEFAARSAESSARDAAAAAQASEARARRSEERMRQFVADASHELRTPLTTIRGFAELYRQGAARAPEQTAGLLRRIEDEAARMGLLVEDLLLLARLDRERPLSLAPVELPVLASDAVQAARVIAPDRRIELEIAPDSGPLVVFGDDARLRQVIGNLVTNALTHTPSDAQVSVRLRAEPGNFAVVEVADTGPGLTEEQSERVFERFYRADAARTRRADGNISTGLGLAIVAALVSAHHGSVEVVETPGGGATFRVRLPQVPHVEGVGE from the coding sequence GTGAAAGCGGTCCAGCAGGCGAAGGGACGACTGCGGGCCGTACCGCTGCGGGTGAAGCTGGTCACCGCGGTGCTCGCCCTTGTCGCCTGTGCGCTGCTGGTCATCAGCTCGCTCACCACGTTCTTCCTACGCAGCTACCTGGTGGGCCAGGTCGACAGCGAACTCACCGGCTCGGCGCGCAGCATCGAGAGCGCGGTGGTGGCGGCGCAGCAGAGCCGGTTGGGTATCCCGACCGACTACCTGGTGGTGGTGACCAGCCCGAGCGGCGACAGGGTCCTCGGCTACCAGTTCGACGACAGACGCTTCGGCATGGGCGACCTGCCCCCGTGGCCGGCCGACGCCGCAGGCTTCGAGCAGTTGGAAGGCGAACCCTTCACCGTCCGGGCACGGGCCAGCAACGTGCGCTGGCGGATGCTCTACACCGAGCTGCCGAACGGTCAGCTCGCGGCCATCGGCCAGCACCTCACCGACGTGGACATGGCGGTGAAGCGCCTGGTCTGGATAGACCTCCTGGTAGGCGGCGCGGTGCTGCTCCTGCTCGCCTCGGTGGGCGCGGCGATCGTCCGGACCAGCCTCAAACCGCTCGTGGAGATCGAACGGACCGCCGCTGCCATCGCCGGTGGTGATCTGACCCGCCGAGTCCCCGACCCGGAGGAGGGCCACGAACAACCCACCTCCGAACTGGGACGGCTCTCCCGAGCGCTGAACGCGATGCTCACCCAGATCGAGGCGGCGTTCACCGCCCGGGCCGCGTCGGAGTTCGCCGCCCGCTCGGCGGAGAGCAGCGCCCGCGACGCCGCTGCCGCCGCCCAGGCGTCCGAGGCGCGGGCGCGACGCTCCGAGGAGCGGATGCGGCAGTTCGTCGCGGACGCCTCGCACGAGCTGCGTACCCCTCTGACCACCATCCGCGGCTTCGCCGAGCTGTATCGGCAGGGCGCGGCGCGGGCACCGGAGCAGACCGCCGGCCTGCTGCGCCGCATCGAGGACGAGGCGGCCCGGATGGGGCTGCTCGTGGAGGACCTGCTGCTGCTGGCCCGGCTGGACCGGGAGCGGCCGCTCTCGCTGGCCCCGGTGGAGCTGCCGGTGCTCGCCTCCGACGCGGTGCAAGCGGCCCGGGTGATCGCTCCGGACCGGCGTATCGAGTTGGAGATCGCGCCCGATTCGGGCCCACTCGTCGTGTTCGGCGACGACGCGCGGTTGCGCCAGGTCATTGGCAATCTCGTGACAAACGCGCTGACCCACACCCCGTCCGATGCCCAGGTGAGCGTGCGCCTGCGCGCCGAGCCAGGGAACTTCGCCGTGGTGGAGGTGGCCGACACCGGCCCCGGTCTCACCGAGGAACAGTCGGAGCGGGTCTTCGAGCGGTTCTACCGGGCAGACGCGGCGCGGACCCGACGGGCCGACGGGAACATCAGCACCGGCCTCGGCCTGGCCATCGTCGCGGCTCTGGTCTCCGCCCACCACGGCTCGGTCGAGGTGGTCGAGACGCCGGGCGGCGGGGCCACCTTCCGGGTCCGGCTGCCGCAGGTGCCACACGTCGAGGGCGTGGGCGAGTGA
- a CDS encoding multifunctional oxoglutarate decarboxylase/oxoglutarate dehydrogenase thiamine pyrophosphate-binding subunit/dihydrolipoyllysine-residue succinyltransferase subunit: MSTQQTSQENPLAGFGPNEWIVEEMYQRYLADPTSVDSAWHDFFADYRPAPGAGTPRGGEASGKPAAAPEPAGQPEAAATVSQPSSAQPATAAKPTAAKPASAKPAASEAAPAKAAPAKTAPGKAAPAKPAAKAAKADTSSDDGPQTTPLRGVAAKIVQNMDASLSVPTATSVRAVPAKLLVDNRIVINNHLARGRGGKVSFTHLVGYAMVRALVQHPEMNNSFAEANGKPAVVRPAHVNLGIAIDLAKPDGSRNLVVPSIKGCEQMDFRQFWQAYEDVVRRARRNELTMEDYSGTTISLTNPGGIGTVHSMPRLMQGQSAIIGVGAMEYPAPYQGMSETTLAELAVSKIITLTSTYDHRVIQGAQSGEFLKVMHELILGEHDFYDEIFTSLRIPYEPVRWMRDVAVNSEGQINKTARVHELIHAYRVRGHLMADTDPLEFTIRKHPDLDVLQHGLTLWDLDREFPVNGFAGRKRMKLREILGVLRDSYCRRVGIEYMHIQDPEERRWVQERIERKYEKPSADEQKHVLNRLNAAEAFETFLQTKYVGQKRFSLEGGESLIPLLGEVLECSAESGLDEVVIGMAHRGRLNVLANIVGKPYEKIFSEFEGHLDPRSTQGSGDVKYHLGQNGKFTTPGGDHSVKVSVVANPSHLEAVDPVLEGIVRAKQDRIDLKLEGYTVLPLAVHGDAAFAGQGVVAETLNLSQLRGYRTGGTVHVVVNNQVGFTTAPEYSRSSLYSTDVARMIQAPIFHVNGDDPEAVVRVARLAFEYRQTFNKDVVIDMVCYRRRGHNEGDDPSMSNPQMYKIIDSKRSVRKLYTEELIGRGDITVEDAEELLRDYQAQLEKVFKATRDAAAAPRQLNRPRREEEPEPQVDTATDVSVVKAVGDAHVNLPEGFTPHKRIQQLLDRRAKMSVDGNIDWGFGEIIAFGSLLHDGVTVRLAGQDSRRGTFVQRHASVVDSRTGDDYLPLMSLTGDGERSRFFVHDSLLSEYAAMGFEYGYSVENINALVAWEAQFGDFVNGAQSVIDEFISSGEVKWGQRSAVTLLLPHGHEGQGPDHTSGRPERFLQMCAEDNMRVSIPTTPANYFHLLRRQALSPKRKPLVVFTPKSLLRHKLCVSSVEDFTTGTFQPVLRDTGAPAPEAVKRVLLCSGKVYYDLFQARQERGVTDTAIIRIEQLYPLPVEEIRAALAQYPNAEDFAWVQEEPANQGAWSFVALNLLEHLTDVRLRRISRPAAAAPAVGSAKTHEVEQAALIEAALPRP; encoded by the coding sequence GTGTCGACCCAGCAGACTTCGCAGGAGAACCCACTGGCGGGTTTCGGCCCGAACGAGTGGATCGTCGAGGAGATGTACCAGCGATACCTCGCCGACCCCACGAGTGTCGATTCTGCCTGGCACGACTTTTTTGCCGACTACCGACCGGCGCCGGGCGCCGGGACACCGCGCGGGGGTGAGGCGTCGGGCAAACCGGCCGCCGCACCCGAGCCGGCCGGCCAGCCGGAGGCGGCAGCCACGGTGAGCCAGCCGAGCAGCGCCCAGCCGGCCACCGCCGCTAAGCCGACCGCCGCGAAGCCGGCGTCGGCCAAGCCCGCCGCGTCGGAGGCTGCTCCGGCCAAGGCCGCACCGGCCAAGACCGCGCCGGGCAAGGCCGCACCGGCGAAGCCTGCCGCGAAGGCCGCCAAGGCCGACACGTCAAGCGATGACGGTCCGCAGACCACGCCGCTGCGAGGTGTCGCCGCGAAGATCGTCCAGAACATGGACGCTTCCCTGAGCGTGCCCACCGCGACGAGCGTGCGCGCGGTCCCGGCCAAGCTGCTTGTCGACAACCGCATCGTGATCAACAACCACCTCGCCCGTGGGCGCGGCGGCAAGGTCAGCTTCACCCACCTGGTGGGCTACGCGATGGTCCGGGCGCTCGTCCAGCACCCGGAGATGAACAACTCGTTCGCCGAGGCCAACGGCAAGCCGGCAGTGGTCCGCCCGGCGCACGTCAACCTGGGCATCGCGATCGACCTGGCCAAGCCCGACGGCAGCCGCAACCTGGTGGTCCCCTCCATCAAGGGCTGCGAGCAGATGGACTTCCGGCAGTTCTGGCAGGCGTACGAGGACGTGGTCCGGCGGGCGCGGCGCAATGAGCTGACCATGGAGGACTACTCCGGCACCACGATCTCGCTGACCAACCCGGGCGGCATCGGCACCGTGCACTCGATGCCGCGGCTGATGCAGGGGCAGAGCGCGATCATCGGCGTCGGCGCGATGGAGTACCCGGCGCCGTACCAGGGCATGTCCGAGACCACCCTCGCCGAGCTGGCGGTCAGCAAGATCATCACGCTGACCAGCACGTACGACCACCGGGTCATCCAGGGCGCACAGTCCGGCGAGTTCCTCAAGGTCATGCACGAGCTGATCCTCGGTGAGCACGACTTCTACGACGAGATCTTCACCTCGCTGCGCATCCCGTACGAGCCGGTGCGGTGGATGCGCGACGTGGCGGTCAACTCCGAGGGCCAGATCAACAAGACGGCCCGGGTGCACGAGCTGATCCACGCGTACCGGGTGCGCGGTCACCTGATGGCCGACACCGACCCGCTGGAATTCACCATCCGCAAGCACCCCGACCTGGACGTCCTCCAGCACGGGCTGACCCTGTGGGACCTCGACCGCGAGTTCCCGGTCAACGGCTTCGCCGGCCGCAAGCGGATGAAGCTGCGCGAGATCCTGGGCGTGCTGCGCGACTCGTACTGCCGCCGGGTCGGCATCGAGTACATGCACATCCAGGACCCGGAGGAGCGGCGCTGGGTCCAGGAGCGGATCGAGCGCAAGTACGAGAAGCCGTCCGCCGACGAGCAGAAGCACGTCCTCAACCGGCTCAACGCCGCCGAGGCGTTCGAGACCTTCCTGCAGACCAAGTACGTCGGCCAGAAGCGCTTCTCGCTGGAGGGCGGCGAGTCGCTGATCCCGCTGCTGGGTGAGGTGCTGGAGTGCTCCGCCGAGAGCGGCCTGGACGAGGTCGTCATCGGCATGGCGCACCGGGGTCGGCTCAACGTGCTCGCCAACATCGTCGGCAAGCCGTACGAGAAGATCTTCTCGGAGTTCGAGGGTCACCTGGACCCGCGCTCGACGCAGGGCTCCGGCGACGTGAAGTACCACCTGGGCCAGAACGGCAAGTTCACCACGCCCGGCGGCGACCACTCGGTCAAGGTGTCGGTGGTGGCCAACCCGTCGCACCTGGAGGCCGTCGACCCGGTGCTTGAGGGCATCGTCCGGGCCAAGCAGGACCGGATAGACCTCAAGCTGGAGGGCTACACCGTGCTGCCGCTCGCGGTGCACGGCGACGCCGCGTTCGCCGGCCAGGGTGTGGTCGCCGAGACGCTCAACCTGTCGCAGTTGCGCGGCTACCGCACCGGCGGCACCGTGCACGTGGTGGTAAACAACCAGGTCGGCTTCACCACCGCCCCGGAATACAGCCGGTCGAGCCTCTACAGCACCGACGTGGCCCGGATGATCCAGGCGCCGATCTTCCACGTCAACGGCGACGACCCGGAGGCCGTGGTCCGGGTGGCCCGGCTGGCCTTCGAGTACCGGCAGACGTTCAACAAGGACGTCGTGATCGACATGGTCTGCTACCGGCGACGCGGGCACAACGAGGGCGACGACCCGTCGATGTCCAACCCCCAGATGTACAAGATCATTGACTCGAAGCGTTCGGTGCGCAAGCTCTACACCGAGGAGCTGATCGGTCGCGGCGACATCACCGTGGAGGACGCGGAGGAGCTGCTGCGCGACTACCAGGCGCAGCTGGAGAAGGTCTTCAAGGCCACCCGGGACGCCGCCGCGGCACCGCGCCAGCTCAACCGGCCGCGCCGCGAGGAGGAGCCGGAGCCGCAGGTCGACACGGCCACCGACGTCTCCGTGGTGAAGGCGGTCGGCGACGCGCACGTCAACCTGCCGGAGGGCTTTACGCCGCACAAGCGGATCCAGCAGCTGCTCGACCGGCGGGCCAAGATGTCCGTCGACGGCAACATCGACTGGGGCTTCGGCGAGATCATCGCGTTCGGCTCGCTGCTGCACGACGGGGTCACCGTCCGGCTCGCCGGGCAGGATTCGCGTCGCGGCACGTTCGTCCAGCGGCACGCCTCGGTGGTCGACTCCCGCACCGGCGACGACTACCTGCCGCTGATGTCGCTCACCGGCGACGGCGAGCGCTCCCGGTTCTTCGTGCACGACTCGCTGCTCAGCGAGTACGCGGCGATGGGCTTCGAGTACGGCTACTCGGTGGAGAACATCAACGCGCTTGTCGCCTGGGAGGCCCAGTTCGGTGACTTCGTCAACGGCGCCCAGTCGGTGATCGACGAGTTCATCTCCTCCGGCGAGGTCAAGTGGGGTCAGCGTTCCGCCGTGACCCTGCTGCTGCCGCACGGCCACGAGGGTCAGGGCCCGGACCACACCTCTGGTCGTCCGGAGCGTTTCCTTCAGATGTGCGCCGAGGACAACATGCGGGTGTCCATCCCGACGACTCCGGCGAACTACTTCCACCTGCTGCGTCGCCAGGCCCTGTCGCCGAAGCGCAAGCCGCTCGTGGTGTTCACGCCGAAGTCGCTGCTGCGGCACAAGCTCTGCGTCTCCTCCGTCGAGGACTTCACCACCGGCACCTTCCAGCCGGTGCTGCGCGACACCGGCGCCCCGGCGCCGGAGGCGGTCAAGCGGGTGCTGCTCTGCTCGGGCAAGGTCTACTACGACCTGTTCCAGGCCCGTCAGGAGCGCGGCGTCACCGACACCGCGATCATCCGGATCGAGCAGCTGTACCCGCTGCCGGTGGAGGAGATCCGGGCCGCTCTGGCGCAGTACCCGAACGCGGAGGACTTCGCCTGGGTGCAGGAGGAGCCGGCCAACCAGGGCGCCTGGTCGTTCGTCGCGCTCAACCTGCTGGAGCACCTCACCGACGTCCGGCTGCGGCGGATCTCCCGCCCGGCCGCGGCCGCTCCGGCGGTCGGCTCGGCCAAGACCCACGAGGTCGAGCAGGCGGCTCTGATCGAGGCGGCACTCCCCCGCCCGTGA
- a CDS encoding DUF6104 family protein gives MYFTDRGIEELVERRGDEQVTLEWLGERLRDFVDLNPEFETPIERFATWLARLDDIDED, from the coding sequence ATGTACTTCACCGACCGTGGCATCGAGGAGCTCGTGGAGCGCCGGGGTGACGAGCAGGTGACCCTGGAGTGGCTGGGCGAGCGCCTTCGGGACTTCGTCGACCTCAACCCCGAGTTCGAGACGCCGATCGAGCGTTTCGCCACCTGGCTGGCGCGCCTGGACGACATCGACGAGGACTGA